Part of the Primulina huaijiensis isolate GDHJ02 chromosome 15, ASM1229523v2, whole genome shotgun sequence genome is shown below.
tcaaTACCTGACAACACTACAAACTTAGTTTTAGCTCCCTACAAagataaatttacattttgcccttttattatttaaataaatatataattttatccaTCAAATTAATTGTGTGTTTTCCATCTACCAAAATATTAGTACCTATTATGAGgtttcaaatacttgattttgttatttgaatactccaaatgtgtaaaaaaaaatactacatTTTTGAACAATCAACATAAATTCTGTCGTTGTtagtttttcattaaaaatgcattatgatgacttattcatgtcattttatttttaaaaaaatatagttcatcactcatcatgaaataagattaagtacttattttgacataaaaagtatttATTCTGAAGTTTCACATACTTGATTTAGCTCTTTAAATACTctaaatgtgtaagaaaatactgaatCCTGAAcgatcaccataaattcagtcattgtttgTCTTTTCATGAATTgtgtatttggatgacatattcatctcatttcatatttttttgtaaaaatatcaaattcccaactaagcatttaattttaaagtaattagttttacttgagaaatgtctattttgagtttgcaaatacttgatttcgtaaatgagatactcacaatatgtattaaaatatatactAGATATTCGAACAGACAACGTAAATTCACCAAGTATTGGTATTTCAATGGaaaatgcatttggatgacattttcatctcatttaatattttttgtaaaaaaaaaattctcaaataaacatgaacattttaaaGTACtcagttttacttgagaagtacctaatttgagttggcaaatacttgatttcgtaaatgagatactcacggtatatattaaaatattggatattcgaataagcAACATAAGTTCTCCAAGTGTTGGTATTTTCATGGAATATGCATGCATTTggatgagaagtacctaatttgagtttgtaaatacttgatttgatataagagatactcataatatgtaatagaatactggctattcaaatatgcaacgtaagttcataAAGTGTTGGTTTTTCATAGAAGATGCATtaggatgacatattcatctcatttaatatattttttgtaaaaaaataaaaaaattctcaaataagcatGACAATTtcaaagtacttagttttacttgagaagtacctgaTTTGAGTTggtaaatatttgatttcataaatgagatactcacaatatgtattaaaatactggatattcgaataggcaacgtAAATTCTCCCAGTGTTGGTATTATCATGgaatatgcatttggatgagcagtacctaatttgagtttgcaaatactcgaTTTGGTAcaagagatactcataatatgtaatagagtattggatattcaaatatgcaacgtaagttcaccaagtgttggtCTTTCTGTGAAAGATGAATTTGGATAAcatatttatctaatttaatatttttttgtaaaaaaaaaaaaccaattccCCAAAGaagcatgaatatttaaaagtaCTTAATTTTACTTGAAAAGTACCTAATTTCatattgcaaatacttgatttgatacacgagatactcataatatgtaataggctactggatattcgaatatgcaacgtaagttcaccaagtgttggtCTTTCTGTGAAAGATGAATTTGGATAAcatatttatctaatttaatatttttttgtaaaaaaaaaaaaccaatttcCCAAAGaagcatgaatatttaaaagtacttaattttacttgagaagtacctaatttcatattgcaaatacttgatttgatacacgagatactcataatatgtaataggctactggatattcgaatatgcaacgtaagttcaccaagtattgGTCTTTCCATGGAAGATTCATTTAGATtacatattcatcttatttaatatttttttggtaaaaaatattctcaaataagcatgataattttaaagtacttagttttacttgaaaagtacctaatttgagtttgcaactaattgatttcgtaaatgagatactcacaatatgcattaaaatactggatattcgaatagacaATCTTTCCATGAAAAATTCATTAGTATACTTATTCGcgtcatttaaataaataaacatagttCATTATTCATGATATACTAATTGGGAGATGCATTATGAACATAGTTCGTAAATGAGCTTGAAGTTTGCACTTTAAGCATAGCTATCGAGTctaagattaattatttataaaatactcatcaatattaatttacaatactttttgatattcattaaatgacttatttgacaattatacttatttgacataatacttattggtaattattcattatacttattagtattttttttctttatacttatgagtattaatttataatatcattaatatcCATTCACAATACTTGTTGGTATTCATTAAATGACAAGGCAATATTTCATTTGATATCATCTTCATTAGTATccattcataatatttattgataatcattcattatatgtatcaaaattctttcattatacttattatcaaatttgaatttgtaaagggtaaaatcaattatcagtGGAATCTAATTTTGTAATACTTGtaacaatttaggtatcacatttttatttcacaTATCTCATCATCAAAGGCCACTCaatattgatttcaaattatatattttgacatcatcaaataatcgaatttgagtatttaaatagtaaaatcaagtatttgtggactcatattatgtattatttgtattaatttatgtatcatatttttacttCACGGATGTCATCATCAAAAaccactcaatattaacttcaaactatataatTTGACATCATCGAATAGTTGGATATAAGTATATAGgaagtaaaatcaaatatttgcgaACTCGCATTAGATACTCTTTTTACCAATTTAGCTATCATATTTTAACTTCACCAATTTAGATACTCTTCGTATCAATGCATCTTCCATAGAAAGATCAACACTTGGTGATCTTACGTTGCATATTGGaatatcttgtattttaatacatattgtgagtatcttatTCAAgatatcaagtatttgcaaactcaaattagatacttctcaaataaaactaagtattttaaaatttcaataattagttgagaatttgttttgtttttacaaaaaaagtattaaatgagatgaatatgtcatccaaatgcatcttccaaTGAAAGATAAACACTTGGTGagcttacgttgcatattcgaatattcagtattctattacatattatgagtatcttatgtactaaatcaaatatttttaatctcaaattaggcacttctcaaataaaaataagtacttTAGAATTTCCATGCTTAGTTGggaatttgttttttcttttacaaaattttttaaaaatgagatgaatatgtcatccaaatactTATTCCATGAAAATATcaatacttggtgaacttacgtggcctattcgaatatccagtattttactacatattatgagtatctcatttacgaaatcaagtatttgcaaactcaaattaagtacttctcaagtaaaaataagtactttaaaattttcatacttaggtgagaatttttttttaaatattaaatgagatgaatatgtcatccaaatgtatcTTCCATAAAAATACCAACACTTGGTGAGCTTACGTTgcttattcgaatatccagtattttaatacatattgttagtatctcatttacgaaatcaagtattcgcaaactcaaattaagtacttctcatttagggagtaaaattaagtattggtagactcgaattagatactttttgtactaatttaggtatcaaattttaatttaaaaaatgacacatcaaaagtcactcaatatcacttgaaactatattattttatatcccaaaataatcaaatttgagtattaaaaaggtaaaatcaagtatatgtgaaatcaaatcaggtactatttgtaccaatttatgTATCACATTTTTTATTCACATATATCATCATCAAAGAACattcaatattatcttcaaattatatatttttacatactcaatcgaatttgagtatttaaatggtaaaatcaagtatttgtgaactcgaattatgtattatttgtattaatttaggtattatatttttacttcacgaatatcatcatcggtgtcacttaatatcaacttcaaattatattttgacatcctcaaataattggatatgagtatttacgagataaaatcatgtatttatagactttaattagatactctttgtatcaatttaagtatcacattttaacttcacaaatgacaccatcaaaagtcacttaatattacttgaaacttaagtattttattacacatttgaagtattcaaataaccagatcaaatatttggaaccccaaaataagtattttatcgatcaaaataagtactttttctaattcaacaatgaaTGATAAACTATGTCTTTTCAAATATTAGATGACTTGAATAAGTCATCTAAATgtattttcaatgaaaagatcaacaattattgaatttattgtgatagctcgaagatccggtatttttttacacatttggagtattcaaagagtcAAATCAAGCATTTGAAACtccaaaataagtattttgtaGGTCAAAATACAtacttaattttatttcaagatGAGTGATgatctatgttttttttaaaaataaaatgatatgaatAAGTCATCTATTGCATTTTCCGTGAAAAGACtaacaatgactgaatttatggtgaatgctcgaatatagtattttcttatatatttggagtattcaaatagcaaaatcaagtatctgaaatCCCATAATAGGTactttatatgtcaaaataagtatttatttttattccatgataattgataaacaattttttttaaaaattatattttaaatggagaaGACACATGTAATTTTgtggctaaaataatatatttatttaaataataaagggtaaaaatgtaaattttgctTTGTGAGGTGTTAAAACTAAAAGTATAGATTTGTCAGGTActgctttttaaaaaattatggctAGGTACTGAATCTTAATTGAAAGATTGACAGGtgcatttttttgaaatttaccgttattttattaagaattatcaactacgaTTTGGTAgcttttattaaaaacaaaagttcaaacaaaatcatattatttcgatttcattaaattttaaaccaaaatcaggaaattttttttatattcaaacCAAACCATTAATTTCGGTTTGATttaggagtaggtctcttatgaaacggtctcacgaatctttatctgtgagacgggtcaaacatatcaatattcacaataaaaagtaatacttttttcatggataactcaaataagagatccgtctcacaaaatacgacccgtgaaaccgtctcacacaagtttttgcattgatttattttaaatgattcaatttaaaatttaattttcttagtGAATTAGTAAATGAAATATTGTAATTGAGAAAAATTAGAAACTgataattgttaaaaattgaATGAACAttgtatttaataataaaatagaaatattataagtaaaaaaaactataaatacaaataattatACAATATACAACATTTTGCAAATTATAGAAAACATAAATTTGTATTAATGTATTTGTGTTTATTTGGTCTAAAATCTGTAATCAGTAAATCTTCAACATAATTGTATTGTTATGATATGATACTCATTAATATTTAGAATACAaactaaaaattcaaataatatatttctatATCCAAGAAATATAACACCAAATTAACAAAACAtattacataattttttatattaatgtaatcaatttgaattgatttattttagtttattttaatCCAAAATTTTAATCGAACCAATTTTTTCGGTTTAGATGATTTAAAATCAATCCAAATCGTGATTAACTGAAAATCGATCTAAgtttagtttaataattattattattattagaagaacaaaatattatagtcaAATCTACCAAACAAAACTGTCCCTTAAATTAGACAAATATAGGGACAGAAAACAGAAGAACAGAAAGGTTGGGAAGGAGAGATACGATCGAAGTTTTGTCATCGTTTGAATTCTGCTTGTCTTTAGGGTTTGATCCAACTGCAAAGCATTGAACCCTAAACCTAAGGCGGAGCTTCCCCAGTTTCCTCTTCTTTGTTCAACCCCTTGCTGAAATATCCCATTTTGATCTTGAAAAAGATTATTATTTAGCCCATTCTTGAATTTGCCAGctccgtttttttttttttttttttttttttttttttttttttttttacatttttctcctttttttttttttttttttatcacattaTCCTCGTGTTTCTTGGGTCGTTTTTGTTTTGTACCAATGTTATTTGAGGATGTGGGATTTGACGGGATTCTTGCCATATTGTAATGTGTGCATGGAACATGGAAGCTGATTCAAGGAGACTGATTCacgttgttgttgttgttgtttttcTTGTGTATATTTGCCTCTTGGGAGGTGTTAATGGCGTCACGGATCCGAATGATTTCGAGATTCTGAACGATTTCAGAAATGGTTTGGAAAATCCTGAGCTTTTGAAATGGCCCGCCAATGGGAATGATGCATGTGGCCCTCCTTCATGGCCTCATGTGATCTGTTCTGATGGCAGAGTCACGCAGATTCAGATTCGGGGGCTTGGATTACAGGGGCCCTTGCctcaaaatttgaataaaatggATAAACTCCAAAATGTGGGATTTCAGAAGAACAAGCTGAATGGGAAGTTGCCAACTTTCAGTGGATTATCTAACTTGCAATTTGCATACTTGGATTTTAATGAATTCGATACGATCCCTTCTGATTTTTTTCACGGGCTTGACAATATTCGTGTCTTGAATTTGGATGATAACCCCTTCAATCAGAGTTCTGGATGGAGTATACCTGGTGATTTGGCAGAATCTTCACAGTTGGTGAATTTTTCTTGTTCAGGTTGCAATATAGTAGGACCTGTGCCTGACTTTTTGGGGAAATTACCTTCGTTGAGTATGTTAAGATTGTCATATAATCGGTTAACTGGTTATATACCGTCGACTTTTCGTGATTCAGGGCTGAACGTTTTATGGTTGAATAACCAAGATGGAGGTGGAATGAGCGGTTCTCTTGATGTCATTGGATCTATGGTTGGGCTAACTCAGTTATGGCTACATGGGAATCAATTTACTGGACCATTACCAGATAATATTGGTGATTTAATATCGCTAAAAGAACTTAACCTCAATAGGAATCGTCTTGTCGGCATGATTCCACCAAGTTTAGCAAATATGAACCTTCAGGTCTTGGATTTGAGCAATAATATGTTTATGGGTCCAATACCGGATTTTAAAGCTGCCAATGTTGATTATGATTCGAATTCATTCTGCCAAAATGATCCTGGCGATCAATGTGCTCCCGAAGTGATTTCCCTTTTAGATTTTCTTCATGGTCTGAACTACCCCGAAAAACTTGCTTCGCAATGGATAGGGAATGATCCATGTAAGGGGCCTTGGTGGGGGATCACTTGTAATTCAAGGAATGAGGTTTCGGTAATAAATTTACAGAAGCTCGGGCTCACTGGTACACTTAGTCCTTTAATCTCAAACTTACCATCACTACTCGAAATTCACTTAGAAGGCAACCATATACATGGCACAATTCCTGCGAGTTTAACTCAGTTGAGATTTTTGCGGTTGTTGGATGTGAGTGGGAATGACTTTGATCCACCGCTGCCAAGGTTCCGCAATGATGTGAAGGTAATAACTGATGGTAATCCTAACTTTATGGGCAATGGATCCAATAAGTCGCCATTACCATCCGATGGCAACTCAGAATCACCATTCGGCAATCCTTATCAGCCACCATCATCAGAAGTAGATGGTACAGGTTCGACATCTAATGCACCTATGACGACAAAATCTAGATTAGCGGCTGCTGTTGCTGCAGCTGCCGGCTTTACATTTTTTATAATTCTCGCTGTAGTATTAGCTGTCTATCGTTttaggaaaaggaaaaagacaAAGCAGGCTGCTACAAATCTTGTAATCCATCCAAAAGATTCCGTAGACCATGATAACACGGTGAAAATTTCTGTGGTAGATAGCTCGGCCTCGGAGACTCAAAGTGGTAGTGTTACCGAGAATAAAAACCTCGGAATTTCTCTTCAGGTTCTTCGTAATGTGACCAACAATTTCTCACAAGAAAACGAGCTTGGGCGTGGAGGTTTTGGGGTGGTTTACAAAGGTGAGCTCGAAAATGGAACGAGAGTAGCAGTTAAGAGAATGGAATCTGGGGTGATTAGTACCAAAGCATTGGATGAATTCCGAGCAGAAATCGAAGTGCTTTCAAGGGTTAGCCACCGTCATCTTGTGTCCCTTTTGGGGTACTCTACTGAAGGAAATGAGAGGCTTTTGGTTTACGAATACATGCCCCATAGAGCTCTTAGTCGACATCTTTTTCGTTGGAAAAGTGTTGATTTAAAGCCTTTATCCTGGGCAAAGAGACTTGTTATTGCTCTTGACGTTGCAAGAGGAGTCGAATATCTTCACACTTTGACACACCAAACGTTTATACACCGTGATCTTAAATCAGCCAACATTCTTTTGGATGATAATTTTAGAGCCAAGGTTTCAGACTTTGGCCTTGTGAAATTGGCTCCAGATGCGGAGCGGTCCATTGCCACTAGGTTGGCTGGAACTTTTGGATATCTTGCGCCCGAATATGCTGGTAAATgttgttttcttttttgttcAATAGACTAATTTTGTAATGTTAGTTGATGAAGTTTCTCGGTAAACTCGG
Proteins encoded:
- the LOC140958470 gene encoding receptor protein kinase TMK1-like, giving the protein MCAWNMEADSRRLIHVVVVVVFLVYICLLGGVNGVTDPNDFEILNDFRNGLENPELLKWPANGNDACGPPSWPHVICSDGRVTQIQIRGLGLQGPLPQNLNKMDKLQNVGFQKNKLNGKLPTFSGLSNLQFAYLDFNEFDTIPSDFFHGLDNIRVLNLDDNPFNQSSGWSIPGDLAESSQLVNFSCSGCNIVGPVPDFLGKLPSLSMLRLSYNRLTGYIPSTFRDSGLNVLWLNNQDGGGMSGSLDVIGSMVGLTQLWLHGNQFTGPLPDNIGDLISLKELNLNRNRLVGMIPPSLANMNLQVLDLSNNMFMGPIPDFKAANVDYDSNSFCQNDPGDQCAPEVISLLDFLHGLNYPEKLASQWIGNDPCKGPWWGITCNSRNEVSVINLQKLGLTGTLSPLISNLPSLLEIHLEGNHIHGTIPASLTQLRFLRLLDVSGNDFDPPLPRFRNDVKVITDGNPNFMGNGSNKSPLPSDGNSESPFGNPYQPPSSEVDGTGSTSNAPMTTKSRLAAAVAAAAGFTFFIILAVVLAVYRFRKRKKTKQAATNLVIHPKDSVDHDNTVKISVVDSSASETQSGSVTENKNLGISLQVLRNVTNNFSQENELGRGGFGVVYKGELENGTRVAVKRMESGVISTKALDEFRAEIEVLSRVSHRHLVSLLGYSTEGNERLLVYEYMPHRALSRHLFRWKSVDLKPLSWAKRLVIALDVARGVEYLHTLTHQTFIHRDLKSANILLDDNFRAKVSDFGLVKLAPDAERSIATRLAGTFGYLAPEYAVTGKITTKVDVYSFGVVLMELLTGLAALDEHRPEEQRYLAEWFWRIKSEKEKLIANIDPALDAKEDIYESVYTIAELAGHCTARDPSQRPDMGYVVNVLARLVDEWKPCEEDIDKDSGIDAGLPLPQMLKGWKEDEVTSDYSKSSTQGSKGSIPAKHSGFADTFTSNDAR